AGTGTGAGCATTGGGTGTGGCGATCGTTATGCCATAACTCAGCTCGAAACACCACACGTCTCTCTCCAACCTTGTAAAATTCCCCTAAGGATACTTTAAAACACAATTCATTTTTAGCATTAATCGATTAGTTCAACCAATTTGAACCCCTAAATTAATATGATCGTTAAATTGGTATTTGTCGAAAACACTCCCGACTTAGTTTTCACATATTCGACATTGTACGAATCATGATTTCAACTGAGATTAActtgaaatatatattaattagatCTGAATCATCATTCTAATTTAGACAATCAGAACCTTTACTAATAGTTTTATTAAGGATCATATCAAATATCAAATTATAGATATATTCAATAAGTCCCtcaagtcaaaattatttttaaattaaataatttgCTTGGGGTGTAGGATGagaataaattaaatttaatagaTGTTAAGTAATAACATTAATTTAATTCCTCTTAATTCAAAGTATGTTTGATAATACGAAAAGGTGTATAAAAATCAAACAACCGTATTAAGTAGGCATTTTCAGAAAGAGTTACATGAACCTTTGGACAGATGCATGACGTTCAATgtgacatttcattagatgctctCGATCCGTATTAATATAAATAGATAGGGATTAATGGCATTGAGAGTCCGAGAAAAATTTGTCTTGAGAGAGAAAATACATAAGAGATTCGTTTGTCTCCACCAAAGTTTCCCGCTCTCTTCCTCTcactctcttttctctctcaacAGTTTTGTTTCATGGAGCGCAGCGTCGACGAAATGAGCAATGAGTTCGACGAGGTGTTGGCGGCAGCCGCGGACGTGATACAGGCGAGGGAAGCATCGTTCGGCCTGCGGACGGCGGCGACGGATGCGGCGCTCGAGAAGTTTAGGCAGCGGTGGGGACTCTTCAAGTTGTCATGCGACCGGGCGGAGGACGTGGTCGACTCGGCGAGGAGGAGTATCATGGCAGAGCGTCTGATGGACGCGGCCTCCGGGATGGCACCGGGGCAACCGGAAACAGCGGGGTTGCAGCATCTCAACGTGCCCCGCTTTGAGCGGGCGCTCCACAAGGTCAACTCCGTCGCCGCGGACCTCGGACGTGGATCGGCTGCCATGGCCGCCGCCTCCTCATCCGGCCCCTCCGCTGCGACACCTTCCGTAGACAAGGCGGATTGAGGTATATCTGCTCTGCTTGAGATGACGCTGTGACGAGTTCGGAACGCTGCCTATGAGCTGTGCAATTACCTTATGTACAGTGAAAACAAGTAATTCGATACCCAGTGCTACCTTCTCCTTTCTATTCACATTTCTAGCGACATATATCATCACC
This Musa acuminata AAA Group cultivar baxijiao chromosome BXJ1-2, Cavendish_Baxijiao_AAA, whole genome shotgun sequence DNA region includes the following protein-coding sequences:
- the LOC135611371 gene encoding mediator of RNA polymerase II transcription subunit 32-like — translated: MSNEFDEVLAAAADVIQAREASFGLRTAATDAALEKFRQRWGLFKLSCDRAEDVVDSARRSIMAERLMDAASGMAPGQPETAGLQHLNVPRFERALHKVNSVAADLGRGSAAMAAASSSGPSAATPSVDKAD